From a single Aquarana catesbeiana isolate 2022-GZ linkage group LG09, ASM4218655v1, whole genome shotgun sequence genomic region:
- the LOC141108347 gene encoding leucine-rich repeat neuronal protein 1-like: MLRFLCVRMKRLLSWTELCILLMIFHVYSTSCLAFCPPQCVCETRPWFTPQSVYHEAKTVDCNDLLLTHIPENLSIDTQVLLLQSNKISRMGWELQDLVNLTELDLSQNHFQSIEDLSISNLSHLITLYLEENQLTELPDYCLKDLESLEELYINHNQINFIGPRAFAGLGKLLRLHLNANRLRVIDSRWFEDLPNLEILMIGENPVSALQNFNFQPLGKLHSLVLAGMELDHVPENAFYGLDYLESLSFFDNRLASVPKEALKPLKLLKFLDLNKNPISRVQAGDFRDMPHLEELSLNSMEELEYIESEAFQDLPELIKLEICNNPRLTYLDPGAFVSNVGALKTLLLSNNRLALIPLKVFQMLPGLTEISLYSNPLRCDCQNNWKGLSSLRLIEAQATLCTSPPLVSGHPFQEIQGQAWLNRCPPLIDTHSFPSRLHLSKHQLVTLTCQASGHPKPEIYWITPHGERISGGNGRVRIQGEGSLEILDATEEDSGSYMCQMWNSDGTDSKSVVLFINGTQEQEVTSLSIITKKVHSSFVVVEWKMLGGPVNAPSVLVPVQWTSATMRIHNPHISYTAKVPLEIQEYNLTHLQPATKYEVCLTVSSISRPSQQSCLNVTTKDASFSMAVMGRPVSIAFSAALGSLIAGLCMAAVIVYAGHHLRHKSCGHSLKKYMQRASFIPLNEFYPPLISLWEGEAEKEKESSLEQPVLVPPQEDNTFPTIVQIDTSKTYMWQS; encoded by the coding sequence ATGCTTCGTTTCTTATGTGTGAGAATGAAAAGACTGCTTTCTTGGACTGAACTTTGTATTCTTCTTATGATTTTCCATGTATATTCTACATCTTGCCTGGCATTCTGTCCTCCTCAGTGTGTTTGTGAGACAAGGCCTTGGTTCACACCTCAGTCAGTTTACCATGAAGCCAAAACAGTGGACTGCAATGACCTTCTGCTGACTCATATCCCAGAGAACCTCTCCATAGACACCCAGGTTTTGCTGCTTCAAAGCAATAAGATCTCACGTATGGGTTGGGAACTTCAGGATCTAGTCAACCTTACAGAACTAGACTTATCACAAAACCACTTTCAAAGCATTGAAGATCTGAGCATTTCAAACCTGTCTCATCTCATCACCCTTTATCTGGAAGAGAACCAACTCACAGAACTTCCAGACTATTGCCTAAAAGACCTAGAAAGCCTAGAAGAGTTGTATATTAACCACAACCAGATTAACTTTATTGGTCCCCGTGCCTTTGCTGGCTTAGGTAAGCTTCTGAGACTTCACCTAAATGCCAATCGACTACGTGTTATAGATTCAAGGTGGTTTGAAGATCTCCCGAATCTAGAGATACTTATGATTGGAGAAAATCCTGTAAGCGCTCTTCAGAACTTTAACTTTCAGCCTCTCGGGAAACTACATAGTCTTGTGTTAGCAGGGATGGAACTTGACCATGTTCCAGAAAATGCATTTTATGGACTGGACTATCTAGAAAGCCTCTCCTTTTTTGACAACCGGTTGGCTTCTGTTCCCAAGGAAGCACTGAAACCTCTCAAATTGCTAAAATTCCTAGACCTCAACAAAAATCCCATTAGCAGAGTTCAAGCAGGAGATTTTAGAGACATGCCACATCTTGAAGAACTAAGCCTTAATTCAATGGAGGAGCTTGAATATATTGAGAGTGAGGCCTTTCAGGATCTGCCTGAGCTAATTAAACTAGAAATCTGCAACAACCCCAGATTGACCTATCTAGATCCTGGTGCATTTGTCTCTAACGTTGGCGCCTTGAAAACGCTACTTCTCAGCAATAATCGACTAGCATTGATACCACTTAAAGTATTTCAAATGCTACCAGGGTTAACCGAAATCAGTTTGTACAGTaatcctctccgctgtgactgtcaaaACAATTGGAAAGGACTTTCATCTCTGAGATTAATTGAAGCCCAAGCAACACTTTGCACAAGCCCTCCCCTGGTGAGTGGACACCCTTTTCAGGAAATACAAGGCCAAGCATGGCTGAATAGATGCCCACCGTTAATAGATACACACTCCTTTCCTTCTCGGCTCCACCTTTCCAAGCACCAGCTAGTAACTCTAACTTGCCAAGCAAGTGGTCATCCAAAACCTGAAATCTACTGGATAACTCCACATGGAGAAAGAATATCAGGAGGAAATGGCAGAGTACGTATTCAGGGAGAAGGTTCCTTGGAAATACTGGATGCCACAGAGGAGGACTCTGGGTCATATATGTGCCAAATGTGGAACTCAGATGGTACAGACAGCAAAAGTGTGGTTCTCTTCATCAATGGAACTCAGGAACAAGAAGTCACTTCCCTCTCCATCATTACCAAGAAAGTTCATTCAAGTTTTGTTGTAGTGGAATGGAAAATGTTGGGTGGCCCTGTGAATGCTCCAAGTGTTCTAGTGCCTGTCCAGTGGACCTCAGCAACAATGAGGATACACAACCCACATATCAGTTACACAGCCAAGGTTCCTCTTGAAATCCAGGAGTATAATCTCACTCATCTCCAACCAGCCACCAAATACGAGGTGTGCCTTACCGTTTCTTCTATTTCTCGTCCAAGTCAACAGTCTTGCCTCAATGTGACCACTAAGGATGCTTCATTTTCCATGGCAGTCATGGGTAGGCCAGTGAGTATTGCCTtttcagcagctcttggctctctCATTGCTGGTTTGTGCATGGCAGCTGTCATTGTGTATGCCGGACATCACCTCCGTCACAAAAGCTGCGGACACTCTTTAAAAAAGTACATGCAGAGAGCTTCATTCATCCCCCTAAATGAGTTTTACCCTCCACTTATCAGCCTTTGGGAAGGAGAagcagagaaagaaaaggaaagcagCCTTGAGCAACCTGTTCTGGTGCCACCACAAGAGGATAACACATTCCCAACCATTGTTCAAATTGACACTTCAAAAACATATATGTGGCAGTCATAG